The Clostridiales bacterium FE2011 sequence TCATACCGGCCTCAGAGCCAAGAACGGCAAGCCGGACAACGGGAAGGGGCTGATCATTGAACAGAACATACTGCGGGAATTCACGGACCAATGGATCCAGGAGATCCTTTCCGGCCTTGCTGACACCGCCGCCAAGGACAACGACTTCAGGATCCAGCAGATTAATAACGCTGGCTACAGCCTGGGCCAGGAAGCTGATATAACGCTGATAGACGGCAATGGCCGTTTCATCCTTTTCTTTTGAAGCATCGAAAACGGTTTTTGCTTCGATTTTGGAAGGATCTCCGCCTGCAATCGAAAGAATTTTTGATTCCGGATGTTCTGCCACAGCTTCACGCGCCATTCTGATCAGCGCAGTGGCGGAACAATAACGCTCAAGGCAGCCATGATTGCCGCAGGTGCAGGGAACACCGTCCAGATCAAGAATGACATGGCCCAGTTCACCGCCGATACCGTGGGCGCCCTTCCAGATCTGTCCGTTGATGATAATCCCGCTGCCGATGCCGGTACCGATGGTAATGAATACACTGGAAGAAGTACCGGCGCTGACACCGGCAACGCTCTCCGCCAGCGCGGCCACATTGGCATCATTGTCAATGAAAACAGGTTTATCCAGATAGCGCTGGAAAACTTCACGGAAAGGAACATGATTCCATCCCATATTGGTACATTTGATGATTTCGCCGGTTACAGAAGAAGCAATGCCGGGAATCCCGACACCGACAGATTCAATATCATCGGGGGAAAGCCCTGCTTTTTCAACCGTGGAAAGGACACAGTCCACAATCCTTTTCACCTGATCCTCAAACGGTATATCCGTCACCGTAGGGATGGAGCCTTCCTGGATAATCTGTATTTTTTCATCAACAATACCAATTTTGATTCCTGTGCCGCCGACATCAATACCAACCCTGATCATTTTGTTTTCCTGCCTCCTGTTAATCGTTTGTATCGTCCTGTAAAACGGAAAGAAGCTCCCGGGCCGCATTATAGCCTGTTCTCTTCAGGCTGAGGTTCCTTGCGGCCACCTCAACAATAATCGCAAGATTACGACCCGGTTTGATCGGCATCAGCTGGTGGGGAACGCGTACCCCCATGATCTCGATCTCATCATCCTGAAGCCCGATCCGGTCATAAGCCTTGTTTTCGTCCCAGGTTTCCAGCTCAATAATCAGATCAATGGACTTGCTGATCGCAACCGCACCGATGCCGTACATCGCCTTGATATCGATGACGCCGATACCCCTGATTTCCATCAGATGACGTATTTTTTCCGGACAGGTGCCGATGAGCCTGTCATCAGCAATCCTGCAGATATCCACCACGTCGTCCGCTACCAGCTGATGGCCGCGCTTGATCAGTTCAAGCGCCGCCTCACTTTTACCGACACCGCTTTTCCCGGAGAGGAATACGCCGACGCCGTATACGTCCACGAGGACTCCGTGACGCGTGATATGGGGCGCGAGACGCCGGTTGAGATAGTTAATGGCCATGGCCGTAAATTTACTGGTGACCATGGGACTTGAATAAACAGGTACGTCGTGCGCCCTGGCCGCGGCAATGAACTCCGAAGGGGGAGTCAGGCTCCGGCAGATAATAATGCAGGGAACCGGATAACTGAAGTATTTTTCCAGGATTTCCTTCCTGGCTTCCGAAGACTGTTTTTCCAGGTAAGCCATTTCCACCTTACCGATGAGCTGCGGGCGCTCAAAGGCGAAAAACTCATAAAATCCGCAGAATTGCATGCCGGGCCTGTTCAGATCGGGCGTACGGATATCCCATTCCGTCCTGGTAGACGGACTCAGGCATTCCAGGTGCAGGGCAGTTTCAAAATCCCTGGCAGAAATCATGAAAGCACCTCCGTGAGGATCTGTCACAATGAAAATCCAAACACACTGTCTGTTAATGACTTTCACAGACTATCATATCACAAAAACAGGACAGAATGTATATTTTTCAAAGAATTGTATCGTTATAAATAAACAAAATGAAATTATGTCAGAAGTCGATCAGCCGCGGAAATGCTCTGCCGCTTCCTTCTGGGCGGGAATGCAACTGACAAAGCGGTCCATGTACCGGTTAAAGCCTTCTTCATCGGCGGGATCGGGCGCAACGGTCATCTGCTTCATGCCGGCGAAGACACGATTCTGGAGATAATCTTCCAATGTTTCATCTGCATTCTTATAAACTAGGTAATCAGCGAGCAGCGCAATACCCCAGGCGCCGCCTTCACCGGCAGTCTCCATCACGGTAACCGGGGCATGAATAGCGGCGGCAAGATAGTTCTGGCCGACGCCCTCTGTTTTAAAGAGGCCGCCGTGACCATACACACAGTCAATGGCCACTTTCTCACGATTCATGATTTCCATACCGTATTTCAGCGTTTCCATGCTGGCATAAATCTGAGCGCGCATAAAATTGGCCAGATTCATGGAGGCATCCGGAAGCCTGAGGAACATGGGACGGCCTTCCGTGAGCCCTGTCACAGGTTCACCGGCAAGATAATTGAAGTTGACAAGGCCGCCGCAGTCGCGATCTGCCTCCAGGGATTTTTTGAAAAGTTTTGTAAAGGTTTCACCGGCATCTGTTTTGAGTCCCATCAGGTCTGCGAATTCCCGGAAGAGGGAAACCCAGGCGTTGATATCGCTGGTGCAGCTGTTGCAATGAACCATGCCCACCTGTTTACCGGCCGGAGTGGTAACAATATCGATTTCCGGGTACACTTTGCTCATCGGTTTTTCAAGAACGATCATGCTGAAGATGGAAGTACCGGCGCTGACATTGCCTGTTCTGGCCCGGACACTGTTTGTAGCGGCCATGCCGGTACCGGCATCACCCTCCGGAGGGCAGAGCGGACAGCCGGGTTCCAGATCTCCTTCAGGATCCAGAAGCGCAGCGCCCTTTTCAGTCAGATAACCGGCATTTTCGCCCGCGACAAGCACACGGGGAAGAATATCCGCCAGTTTCCAGGGGAACTTTTTATCGGCAATCAGCTTATCAAAAGCGCTGACCATGGACGCGTCATAGGTGCATGTATCGGAATCAATAGGCATCATACCGCTGGCATCGCCGACACCGAGCACTTTCTCGCCGGTGAGCAGATAATGAATCCAGCCGGCCAGCGTGGTCAGGAAGGTGATATCCTTCACATGGGATTCATCATTCAGGATCGCCTGGTAAAGATGGCTCAGGCTCCAGCGCTGCGGCATATTGAAAGAGAACAGATTTGTCAGTTCCTCCGCCGCCTGACCGGTAATGGTATTACGCCAGGTACGGAAAGGAACAAGCAGATTCATCCCGCTGTCAAAAGGAAGATATCCATGCATCATCGCGCTGATGCCCAGGCCGGCGATCTTCGTGAGTTTTATCTGATAACGGGTGAAAACGTCCTTTTTCAGATCAGCGTAGCTGGACTGCAGGCCGGAAAGGATCGCTTCCTCACTGTAAGTCCAGATTCCGTCCACATAACCGTTTTCCCACTCGTGGCTGCCGCTGGCAATCACCTCATGGTTACTGTTGATCAGAACGCTTTTGATGCGGGTGGAACCGAATTCGATACCCAGAATCGCTTTGCCGTTTTGAATCTGTTCAATACTCATTGTACATGCTCCTTTTGAATATATTCATATCCCATTTGACTGAATCGTATCACATTGATTTTACCCTGTAAAGGTGAAGATTATTGCGTTCCGGTTCATTCTTACATGACAGTATGAATCTTTTAATCTGATTTTCATATTCTTTTTGCCTGGTTTTCAGAACAGCTGATTAAATATGTGATATTATACCATTGCCGAAAGGAACGGCAGGAAAGGAGAGCATCAGATGGAAACTTACACCATCGAGGACATCGAACTGCTCAGGAAAAAAAGCGGTCTGAGTTATCAGGAAGCCGTCGCTCTGCTTGATTATCACAACGGAAATCTCGCAAGGGCTCTGATCGATCTTGAAAAAAGCGGCAGACTGAAAGAAGATAACACTGAGAAAGAAGGAACACGTACCATGAGCGAAACCGGAAAGAAGAATGACACCAAAGACAAGGCGCTGGGCTTCCTGCAGAAGCTGTACCGCAGCCGGGTCAAAATCCGCAAGGGCGATACCAGCATTGTGAACGTATCCGTTCTGTTTGCAGGACTGTGCCTGCTGCTTGCGCCGCATATGACCATCGCCGGCGTGATTGTATCAATGATCCTGGGCTATCAGTTTTCCTTTACGGGTATGGATCCCGAATTCTCCACAGACAGCCTGGAGAAAATGGTGAAAAACGCTGCCCAGAACGCAAAAACCTCCGTATCCAGCGTCGTTCACACCATCACAGAAGAGTCCAAGGGACATGCAGCCAAGACTTCCGCGGCTTCCCATCTCTTCAAGGAAGAGAAAACGCAGCCTGAAAAGAAGGAAGAAATCAAAATGGACGTTGATAAAGCTTCCGAAAGCTTAAAGCAGCAGGCCAAGGAAATTGAAGAAACCATGGATTCGTTCTTCAACAGCAATCCTGCCGCAGTGAACGCCCACAGCGCATACTCCGCAGCCACCTCCAGCGTACCGACGATCCAGGTTCCGGTTCAGACAGAAACCCGGGACGGCAACGTTGAAACAAACGATGATGAAGACGGATATTCTTCCGTTACCATCGGCTGATGATAAAGAGCAGAAACGGTAATCTGACAGGTTACCGTTTCTGATGCTATTCCGGAGCAGGGAAAGGACAGGATTCAGATGTCGAAGATACTCATTGTGGAAGATGAAAAGAAAATAGCCCGGTTTCTGGAGCTGGAGCTGAAACATGAAGGATATGACGTTATCACAGCGTTTGACGGCAGAAGCGGGCTTGATACCGCACTGGAGGAAAATCCCGATCTCCTGATCCTTGATCTTATGCTGCCGGAACTCAGCGGCATCGAAGTCTGCAGACGGCTGCGTCACACAAGCGACGTGCCGATCATCATGCTGACAGCCAAGGATGACGTATCCGACAAGGTGATGGGGCTGGATATGGGAGCGGACGACTATGTGACAAAACCCTTCGCCATTGAGGAACTACTGGCAAGAATCCGTGTCGCGCTGAAGAAAAATCGTATGCGGAATACGCCGGCAGTACCGGAAGATGACCACATCCTGAAAGCAGGCTGCATCAGCATCGATACAGCCTCCTGGCAGGTGAAAGTTAAGGGAGAGCAGGTATCGCTGACCAAAAAGGAATTCGACACCCTGAAATACCTGATGGAACACAAGGGAACAGCCGTTACCCGGGATAAACTGATGAACGAAGTATGGGGATACGACTACTTCGGAGACTCCAATATTGTCGACGTTTACATCCGTTACCTCCGGCACAAGATCGATGATCAGTTCAACATCAAGACCATCCATACCATTCGTTCCGTAGGATATTTATTCGATTATGAAGAAGAACAAGAATAAGAATAAAATCAAAAACAAAAAGACGAAACAGAAGGACGTCACGGAACGCGAACTTGTGCTGGCAAACAAGGTGAGCGGAAGCCTGCACGGCGGCGTCAGCCGGATCAGGCTGTCGTTGGCCTTCAGGATAGCCCTGCATTACTGTTTCCAGCTGTTCCGCAGTTTTATCCCTGTTGCGATCATTCTGTCCATTGTTTTCTGTTTCTGCATCGCCATTCCGGTTTCCCAGGAACTGAAGGAGCTGATTCCCGTTCGGGTCATTGAAGCGGAAAGGACTGAAACAGAGCAGGCGATAGAAGAACCTGCAGGGGAAGCCGAACCACAGACAGTAAGCAGGGGATACCTGACAGCGCAGATGACCGGGGAGCTTCCGGAAGAAGACTTCTTCCAGCGGCTTTCCCGTAATATGTCCCTCATGTTCGGCAGGATGTTCAGCCAGCAGCAGTTCCGTTTCTTTTATACGGAAAACAGCCGGAACTGGATAGTGACCCTGAATATCCATTACCTGTGGATCACCTGGATGCTCCTGATGGGCGGACTGCTGCTGTGCGACCTGTTCCGTATCATCTATTTCTTCCGGCACGACCAGAGACTGAACAAACGGGTGCTGGCCCCGATCCGCGATATTACTTCCATGGCGGAAACCCTGTCCGAAAGCAACCTTTCCAACCGCATCAATATTGCGGGAACCAAAAATGAACTGAAAGACCTGGCAACGGTCATCAACAGGATGCTGGACCGGATTGAACGCAGCTATAACAGCCAGAAACAATTCGTTTCCGACGCCAGCCATGAGCTGAGAACGCCCATCTCGGTTATCCGTGGATATACGGACATGCTGAAACGCTGGGGCAAGGACGATCCGGAAATCCTGGATGAAGGGATAACCGCCATCTCCCAGGAAACAGAAAGCATGAAGGATCTGGTGGAAAGCCTCCTGTTCCTGGCACGGCATGACAAGAAAACTCTGATGATGGAAATGTCTTCCTTTGACCCGACAGAACTGATCCGGGAAATTCAAAAGGAAGAAACCATGGTTCATACCGGATATCATTTTGATACAACGCGGATGGATCCCCTTACAATCACCGCGGACAGAAATATGATGAAACAAGTGCTGCGGATCCTTTGCGACAACGCGGTCAAGTATTCCGCGCCAGGTTCAACGGTAACGCTGTCCTGTACGAACGAGCAGGGCGGTAACTGCTGCCTGTCGGTGAAGGACGAAGGGCAAGGTATTTCACAGGAAGAGCTGCCGAAGATCTTTGAACGTTTCTACAGGAGTGATAAGGCAAGGCAGTCGGAAACCGGCGGACACGGCCTGGGGCTGAGCATTGCGAGAATCATTGTAGTCGCACATAAAGGAAAGCTCCGGGTTCGTTCAAAACCCGGATGCGGTTCCATCTTTTCCATTATACTTCCGAAGGGCACAGACAAGGAATAAACTGGTTATTTTACATATCTGTTCACAGGCTTGGGAGCGCGCATTTTATGCCCGCTCCTTTTTTTCCTGGAAATAACCAGGAACGCAATGATGCCAATCAGCACCAGCGGCGGTCCGAACAGAATGAGCACGAACTCGAAATTGAAAGGCGGAAAGGGATTGGGATCAGCATAGGTTTCCGCAATGATTTCATCGATTGTTTTGGGGGCGTTGTCCCGCTTTTCAACGGAACGGGAAGACGTCAGCGAATAGACAAAAGGTTCTCCCTTATCATTGTACCAGGTCATGGTGCCGATTTCTTCACCGGCCTGGATAGGCGCCTGGAGATCACCCCTGAAATCAAAAGCCACGTAATCCCGCAGATTGTCCGCCATGCGATTGACGTCGGACTGCGTTGTAACGATCTGGGCATTTTCCCCGACAGGGGAACAGACCAGTGTGATCTCTCCGTTATCCGGATCAGACGTGGAGTAATTGGAGGTCGGCAGTTTAATAGGTCTCATGTTGTAAAGATCCACCGGAGTAACGCTTACATACTGGCTGAAACCGTAATTCATGAGCTTGATGGTATCTGCCCAGCGTGCTTTTCTGCCGGTAAACATAACGACCGAAATCAGATCCACCCCGTCCTTGGAAGCGGCACCCGCAAAACAGTATCCGGAATGTGAATGGGAACCGGTTTTGATACCGGTTGCATATTCATAATAATACTGATTCGGGTTTTCCTCACTGCCCGTGAGCATGTATTCCGTTTTTGTGGTAATGGTACGGGCACGCTGTTTGTTGGTGCGGGGAAGCTGATAGGAAGTGGTGCCGACGATCTCACGGAAGGTTTCGTTTTTCATGGCTTCCCGTGCAATCACAGCCATATCCCGGGCGGTTGAATAATGATTGTCATCATGATAACCGTGGGGATTGACAAAGTGTGTGCTGATGCAGCCCAGGGTCTCGGCTGTCCTGTTCATCAGATCCACAAAGCGGGGAATATCTCCGGATACAGCCTCAGCAATCACATTGGCTCCGTCATTGGCTGAAAGCAGCATAGTGCCGTAAATGACGTCAATCAGTCGAATTTCCTCATCCACTTTCAGATACATGGTGGAGGAATCCGGAGGCACATTGACTGCCGTTTGGGAAACGGTGACAGTCTCATTCAGATCATCCACAAACATCAGTGCTATCAGAACTGTAAGGATTTTGGTCATGGAGGCGGGATAGCGCCGCTCATCGGCATCCTTCTCAAAAATGACCTCTCCCTTATCCTGTGTCATCAGGACAGCAGAAAGGGCATAAAGCTGATCAGGGGACAGGTTTTCAGGATGTTCCTTATCATATTCGGGGGCATCAGGGGAAAGGGTCGGCTGAGGAATCGGCTCTGCCGTGGGCGTCGGATCCTTGCTTTTGGCCGCAAAGGAAACGGAGACAGAGGTAAAAAGCATAATCATAACCAGCAAAAATGCTGTTACTCTTTTCAAATGCTCCACCTCACTTCAATCAAAACATTCACAGAATCAGAACCTGTTACGCGGCGGGAACCGCAGCCGGTACAGCAAAAGCCGGCACAATGGAATTACCGCTCAGCTGCAGGAAAAGGAAGACTATACCGATAATCGCAAGATACAGCGCAAACCAGGAAAGCGGTATTTTCGTAATAACCTTCAGCATAAAACGGATAGCGGCATATCCCACAATGGCAGCCACCAGAATACCGACCAGTGCGGGCACCAGTGAAATCTCGCTGAGATAGCCTTCCTCAAGCGCGTCTTTTCCTTCCATCAGAAGGGATCCGACAATCGCGGGAGCGCTCATCATAAAAGAGAACCTGGCACCCGTATTCTTGTCCAGGCCGGTTGATACGCCGCCAAGGATCGTAGAACCGCTCCGGGAAATACCGGGCGTCATGCCGATTCCCTGGAACAAACCCATGACAACAGCCTGCAGAATGCCGACTTTTCCGCTGCCATTCTTCTGGCGGACGGCAATCCGGTCACAGATAATCAGGAAAAGGGCAGTGATCAGGAAAGACGTGCCGAGGAACCAGCCGCTGTCAAAAACAGCAAAACCGTTAACGGCGGGGAAGGCTTTTTTAGCGGCAAAATATACGCCAAGCGTCGGCAGGGAAGCAATCACAAGAAGCAGAAGCGTTTTGTTGCGTACAGGATGGAGGATCATATCCAGCCATTCTTTCCTGAAAACAATCAGCACAGGCACCAGCGTACCGACATGGAGCAGAATGTCGAGCATCTTCATCGCGGGAGTATCCGTCTGGATACCGAAGAAAATACGGGCAAGCAGCAAATGCCCGCTGGAAGAGATGGGCAGGAATTCTCCAAGTCCCTGTATTAATCCAAGAAGAGCACTGTGCAGAACAGACATCAGGACATACCTCCAACATGATGATTTATGTATTTTATCATATCCGATCCGGTTTGGAAAGATTGACCGGTCTTCCGTCTCTTGACTGTTTATCCTACAACGGATATAATTTTTTGCCGGAAAGTTCATAAATATACCTATTTATAAGGAGAGTAGCCAAATATATGAAACTCGGAGTTGTCGGTCTTCCGAACGTCGGAAAAAGCACGCTGTTCAATGCGATCACAAACGCTGGAGCACAGGCTGAAAACTATCCTTTCTGCACCATCGAACCCAACACTGGTGTGGTGCTTGTGCCTGATCACCGGCTGAATGTGCTCGCCGATATGTATCATCCGAAGAAGGTTACTCCCACCACAATTGAATTTGTGGATATCGCCGGTTTGGTGAAAGGCGCCAGCCGCGGCGAAGGGCTGGGAAACAAATTCCTTTCACACATCCGGGAAGTGGACGCAATCGTCCATGTTGTCCGCTGCTTTGATGATGACAACATCATCCATGTAGACGGTTCCGTCGATCCTGTAAGGGATATTGAAACCATTAACCTTGAACTGATTTTTGCCGATATGGAAACCGTCCAGAAGCGTAAGGACAAGGCCGAAAAAAGTTTCCGCGGCGGGGATAAAAAAGCCGGAGCAGAAGCGGAACTGGCTGACCGTCTCTATGCTCATCTGGAATCCGGAAAACCGGCTCGTACGCTTGAATGCACAGATGATGAGAAAGCGATTCTCCAGAGCTGGTTCCTGCTGACCACAAAGCCGGTGATTTACGCAGCGAATATTTCAGAGGACGATCTCGGAAAAGACGATTCAGAAATCGATTATGTGAACCAGGTGCGGAAGACCGCGGCGGCCGAAAATGCCGAGGTCATCGTGATTTCCGCTGCCATTGAGCAGGATATCGCCTCCATGAATCCGGAAGAAAAAAGCGAATTCCTGAGCGAGCTCGGCATCGGCCAGAGCGGCCTGGACCGGCTGATTACGGCCAGCTACCGCCTGCTGGGTCTGATTTCCTTCCTGACAGCAGGAGAAGATGAATGCAGGGCATGGACCATTGTGAACGGAACGAAGGCACCCCAGGCCGCAGGTAAAATCCATACCGATTTCGAAAAGGGTTTCATCCGCGCAGAAATCGTTCCCTTCGATACGCTGGCAGAGCTCGGCAGTATGGCCGCCTGCAAGGAAAAAGGCCTTGTTCGCAGTGAAGGCAAGGATTACGTCATGAAGGACGGGGATATCACCCTGTTCCGCTTTAATGTCTGACAGAGAGGAAATGAATTCGCCATGTCCCGAGTACAGTATTTCTTTAACCGCCTGAAAAAGATGGACTGGAAAGCCATGTGGAAAACCACCGGACTGCTGAAAAAGCGCAGCGGAAAGGGAAGGCTCTGGCTTCTGACCGATATGCTGCGCTGCGGCATCAAATACAACGCAGGCTACATTGACTACAAAATCGCCCAGATGTACAAGCTGAACGACGAGCAGCGCAAAACCGTCATTACACGCGGTATCTCCAACAATATCGTCCGGAGGATGAATCCGAAAGAATACTGGCATACTTTTGACGATAAAACTGAATTCAATACTTTCTTTAAAGAATGGATCCCCCGGAAATGGATCCGCATTGACGACAATACCTCCACAGAGGAGCTGTACGCGCTCTGCCGTAATTTTGACGCGCTGATCGGCAAACCGCTGGAAGGATCCAGCGGCGTCGGAATCCAGAAATACACGTCCGAAGACTGGAAGGACGGCCCGGAAGCCTTCCTTGCGCGGCTGAAAAAGGACGGAATCGGTATCCTGGAAGAAATCGTCAGGCAGCATCCGAAGATGGCGGCCCTTTGCCCCACATCCGTCAATACCTGCCGGATCGCTACGCTGCTTGGTGATAAACAGCAGGGCATTGTATATGCATTCCTGCGCATCGGCAACGGAAAAGTGATGGATAATGTTGACTGCGGCGGCATGGCCTCCAGGATTAATATTGATACCGGCAGGCTGAGTACCGTAGGCGCGGATAAGCAGGGCAATACGTTCATCAAACATCCCATGACTGATACCAGCATAATTGGATTTCAGATTCCCTACTGGGAAGAAGCGAAGAAAATGTGCATGGATGCAGCGCAGAAAATACCCCAGATGCGTTTTATTGCCTGGGATGTGGCCATTACGGAGAACGGGCCCACTTTTATCGAAGGAAACAGTTTCCCGTCTCACGCGATTCCGCAGTTTGCAGCCCATTATCCTGACGGAATCGGCATCCTGCCCGAATTCGAAAAATTCATTGATCTGTAAGGAAAAATATCTCTTGCAAGATCTTTACATTTATGTTATTATATTTGTCGTTATGCGGACGGTCCTCTGTCCGGAAACATATGATTCATCCGTTCGGATGAACCGCCGGGTCATGAACGTCTATGAGGGAAGGAGGCACAAACCATGAACGAAATTATCCGCTCCATCGAAGCAAAACAGATCCGCAGCGATCTGCCCCAGATCAACGTCGGTGATACCGTACGCGTATGGGTGAAGGTTGTTGAAGGCAACCGTGAACGTCTGCAGGCTTTCGAAGGCACTGTTATCGCCAAGCGCAATGGCGGCATCCGTGAAACATTTACGGTTCGCCGTGTGTCCTATGGCATTGGTGTTGAACGTACTTTCCCGATCAATTCTCCCCGTGTGGACCATGTTGAAATGATCCGTCACGGTAAGGTTCGCCGCGCCAAGCTGTACTATCTGCGCGATCGTCAGGGCAAGGCAGCCAAGATTAAGGAAGTCAAACGCGTCTGATTTGTGCGAAAAAACTGCTGCATGATGCAGCAGTTTTTTTATATCCTGATATATTGAGATAGCCGGAAGGAATCATACTGTATATTGTGGAATATATATAAATTGGATATTTATGAATCGGAGGATCATAGAATGAGGGACAGAACGGAAGCAGCGGCGAAAGCGAAGGAGCTTGTCAGCCGTATGACACTGGAGGAGAAAGCTTCTCAGCTGAAATATGACGCGCCTTCCATCGACAGGCTCGGTATTCCTGCATACAACTGGTGGAATGAAGTGCTGCACGGTGTGGCACGGGCAGGTACTGCCACCGTATTCCCTCAGGCGATCGGCCTGGCCGCCATGTTTGACGAAGATATGCAGGAGAAAATTGCCGGTATTATCTCTGATGAAGCACGTGCCAAATTCAACGGACAAAGCCGTCACGGTGACAGGGATATTTACAAGGGCCTGACTGTCTGGAGCCCGAACATCAATATTTTCCGTGACCCGCGCTGGGGCAGGGGCCATGAAACATACGGAGAAGACCCGTATCTCACCAGCCGTCTGGGTATCCGTTTTATCCGGGGACTTCAGGGAAAAGGAAAATACCTGAAAACCGCCGCCTGCAGCAAACACTTCGCCGTTCATTCCGGTCCGGAAGCCCTGCGGCATCAGTTTGACGCCCGCGTCAATCCCAAGGACCTGAATGAAACCTACCTGCCCGCCTTTAAAGCTACCGTTCAGGAAGGCGAGGTTGAGTCTGTCATGGGCGCCTATAACCGGGTGAACGGGGAACCGGCCTGCGGCAGTGAAACCCTGCTGAAAAAGACCCTGCGTGAAAAATGGGGTTTTAAAGGCCATGTTGTCAGCGACTGCTGGGCAATCAGGGATTTTCATGTCAATCACAAAGTAACGGCTACAGCACCGGAAAGCGCCGCGCTGGCGCTGAAAAACGGCTGTGACCTGAACTGCGGCAATACCTATCTGCATATCCTGGAAGCGCTGCAGGAAGGACTGATCACCGAAGAAGAAATCACGACCGCCTGTGAGCGGCTGTTTACGACCCGGTTTATGCTCGGCCTGTTTGCAGATGACTGTGAATACGATAACATTCCCGTTACAGACAACGATACTGACGAACATGCCGCCCTGGCCCTGGAAGCTGCCGAGAAGAGCATGGTATTGCTTGAAAACGACGGCATCCTGCCGCTGGATCCCGACAGAATCAGGACCATCGCAGTGATCGGCCCCAATGCGGACAGCATTCCCGCACTGGAAGGCAATTACAACGGAACCAGCAGCCGGTATGTAACTTTCCTTGAAGGCCTCCGCCGGTATGCTGAAAAGCATGGCATCCGCGTGCTGTACAGCCTGGGCTGCCACCTGTTCAAAGACCGCACCTCCGGCCTGGCACAGGCTGATGACCGGCTTGCTGAAGCTGCCATGTACGCGGAAGCGGCAGATGTGA is a genomic window containing:
- a CDS encoding response regulator transcription factor, which encodes MSKILIVEDEKKIARFLELELKHEGYDVITAFDGRSGLDTALEENPDLLILDLMLPELSGIEVCRRLRHTSDVPIIMLTAKDDVSDKVMGLDMGADDYVTKPFAIEELLARIRVALKKNRMRNTPAVPEDDHILKAGCISIDTASWQVKVKGEQVSLTKKEFDTLKYLMEHKGTAVTRDKLMNEVWGYDYFGDSNIVDVYIRYLRHKIDDQFNIKTIHTIRSVGYLFDYEEEQE
- a CDS encoding ROK family glucokinase, with product MIRVGIDVGGTGIKIGIVDEKIQIIQEGSIPTVTDIPFEDQVKRIVDCVLSTVEKAGLSPDDIESVGVGIPGIASSVTGEIIKCTNMGWNHVPFREVFQRYLDKPVFIDNDANVAALAESVAGVSAGTSSSVFITIGTGIGSGIIINGQIWKGAHGIGGELGHVILDLDGVPCTCGNHGCLERYCSATALIRMAREAVAEHPESKILSIAGGDPSKIEAKTVFDASKEKDETAIAVYQRYISFLAQAVASVINLLDPEVVVLGGGVSKAGKDLLDPLVREFPQYVLFNDQPLPVVRLAVLGSEAGMIGASMLS
- the hprK gene encoding HPr(Ser) kinase/phosphatase, with protein sequence MISARDFETALHLECLSPSTRTEWDIRTPDLNRPGMQFCGFYEFFAFERPQLIGKVEMAYLEKQSSEARKEILEKYFSYPVPCIIICRSLTPPSEFIAAARAHDVPVYSSPMVTSKFTAMAINYLNRRLAPHITRHGVLVDVYGVGVFLSGKSGVGKSEAALELIKRGHQLVADDVVDICRIADDRLIGTCPEKIRHLMEIRGIGVIDIKAMYGIGAVAISKSIDLIIELETWDENKAYDRIGLQDDEIEIMGVRVPHQLMPIKPGRNLAIIVEVAARNLSLKRTGYNAARELLSVLQDDTND
- a CDS encoding FGGY-family carbohydrate kinase, whose translation is MSIEQIQNGKAILGIEFGSTRIKSVLINSNHEVIASGSHEWENGYVDGIWTYSEEAILSGLQSSYADLKKDVFTRYQIKLTKIAGLGISAMMHGYLPFDSGMNLLVPFRTWRNTITGQAAEELTNLFSFNMPQRWSLSHLYQAILNDESHVKDITFLTTLAGWIHYLLTGEKVLGVGDASGMMPIDSDTCTYDASMVSAFDKLIADKKFPWKLADILPRVLVAGENAGYLTEKGAALLDPEGDLEPGCPLCPPEGDAGTGMAATNSVRARTGNVSAGTSIFSMIVLEKPMSKVYPEIDIVTTPAGKQVGMVHCNSCTSDINAWVSLFREFADLMGLKTDAGETFTKLFKKSLEADRDCGGLVNFNYLAGEPVTGLTEGRPMFLRLPDASMNLANFMRAQIYASMETLKYGMEIMNREKVAIDCVYGHGGLFKTEGVGQNYLAAAIHAPVTVMETAGEGGAWGIALLADYLVYKNADETLEDYLQNRVFAGMKQMTVAPDPADEEGFNRYMDRFVSCIPAQKEAAEHFRG
- a CDS encoding HAMP domain-containing histidine kinase, which encodes MKKNKNKNKIKNKKTKQKDVTERELVLANKVSGSLHGGVSRIRLSLAFRIALHYCFQLFRSFIPVAIILSIVFCFCIAIPVSQELKELIPVRVIEAERTETEQAIEEPAGEAEPQTVSRGYLTAQMTGELPEEDFFQRLSRNMSLMFGRMFSQQQFRFFYTENSRNWIVTLNIHYLWITWMLLMGGLLLCDLFRIIYFFRHDQRLNKRVLAPIRDITSMAETLSESNLSNRINIAGTKNELKDLATVINRMLDRIERSYNSQKQFVSDASHELRTPISVIRGYTDMLKRWGKDDPEILDEGITAISQETESMKDLVESLLFLARHDKKTLMMEMSSFDPTELIREIQKEETMVHTGYHFDTTRMDPLTITADRNMMKQVLRILCDNAVKYSAPGSTVTLSCTNEQGGNCCLSVKDEGQGISQEELPKIFERFYRSDKARQSETGGHGLGLSIARIIVVAHKGKLRVRSKPGCGSIFSIILPKGTDKE
- a CDS encoding DUF4342 domain-containing protein, coding for METYTIEDIELLRKKSGLSYQEAVALLDYHNGNLARALIDLEKSGRLKEDNTEKEGTRTMSETGKKNDTKDKALGFLQKLYRSRVKIRKGDTSIVNVSVLFAGLCLLLAPHMTIAGVIVSMILGYQFSFTGMDPEFSTDSLEKMVKNAAQNAKTSVSSVVHTITEESKGHAAKTSAASHLFKEEKTQPEKKEEIKMDVDKASESLKQQAKEIEETMDSFFNSNPAAVNAHSAYSAATSSVPTIQVPVQTETRDGNVETNDDEDGYSSVTIG